The DNA segment ACAAACCCCCTTGCTGAGTTGACGCACAAGCGGAGGCTCTCAGCGCTGGGCCCGGGCGGGCTATCGCGTGAGCGCGCGGGTTTCGAAGTCCGCGACGTCCACAACTCGCACTACGGCCGGATCTGTCCCATTGAGACACCGGAAGGGCCGAACATTGGCCTGTTGGGTTCATTGGCCACTTACGGACACATCAATGAGTTCGGTTTCATTGAGACTCCGTACCGCGCAGTGTTTAAGCAACTGCTTTCCACGGACCCGGACCTAATAGGGCGGACGCTGTGGGAGGACATGAAGAGCGCCGAGGGCAAGAACATGGTCAAGGCAGGCAAGGCGCTTACGAAGAGGCAGTGGGAAACGCTGCAACAGCAGCCTGAAAGGCCGGTCCTGGTGCGCCCCTTCGTCACGATGCGGTCCGAGGACATCAAGCTAATGCCCGCCGACGACGAGGAGGTCCACGTCATTGCGCAGGCGAACATTCCCGTGGACAACAAGGGTCAGTTCATCCCGGACAAGGTTGAGACGCGAACAAACGCTCTCCCCGTCATTCAGCCGATTGAGGAGCTGGACCTGATGGACGTGTCCCCTATGCAGATCGTCAGCGTGTCCACGTCCCTCATTCCGTTCCTTGAGCACGACGATGCCAACAGGGCTCTCATGGGCTCCAACATGCAACGACAGGCTGTGCCCCTGTTGAAGCCGGAGGCGCCCCTGGTGGGCACCGGCATGGAACGGCGTGTGGCCCTGGACAGCGGGCAGGTGGTTCTGTCCGAAACAGAGGGCGTTGTCACCGGCGTCAGCGGGAATGAGGTCATCGTCCGCGACAAAGACGGCAACGACGTCATCTACCACCTTGTCAAGTTCCTGCGAAGCAACCAGAGCACCTGTGTCAACCAGCGGCCGGTGGTGACAATGGGCCAGCGTGTGCGGGTCGGAGACCCGCTGGCGGACTCGTCATCCACCGACCAGGGTGACCTGGCGCTCGGGCACAATGTGTTGGTGGCCTTCATGAGCTGGGAGGGCTACAACTTTGAGGACGCCATCATCATCAGCGAGTCCCTAGTGCAGGACGACAAGTTCACGTCGATCCACATCGAAAAGTACGAGTGTGAGGCCCGGCAGACCAAGCTGGGTGATGAGGACATCACCCGCGACATCCCCAACGTCGGCGAAGAGGCCCTCCGCGACCTCGACGAAGAGGGGGTCATCCGTGTTGGCGCAGAGGTGAGCCCTGGCGACATCCTTGTCGGCAAGATTACGCCAAAGGGTGAAACCGAGCTGACGGCCGAGGAGAAGCTGCTGCGGGCCATCTTCGGTGAGAAGGCAAGGGACGTGAAGGACACCTCCCTCCGCGTGCCCCACGGCGAGCGCGGCAAGGTCATCGACGTCCGCGTTTCAGACCGCAACAGCCGGGAGGAACTTTCGCCGGGCGTGAACCGGATGGTGCGCGTCTGGATTGCCCAGACTCGTAAGCTCACGGTGGGAGACAAGATGGCGGGACGCCACGGCAACAAGGGCGTTATCTCCCGCGTGCTCCCCGTGGAGGACATGCCTTACCTGGACAACGGTACGCCGGGGCAGATCATCCTGAACCCCATCGGCGTGCCCTCCCGGATGAACTTAGGCCAAGTGCTTGAGACGCACTTGGGCTGGGTCGCCAACTTCCTGGGCTTCCGTGCCGTCAGTCCCGTGTTCGACGGCGCGACCGACACCGCCATTGAGGATGGTCTGGGCCGCGTGTGGCTCATCCAGACCTCCGGCGGCGTCGACTGGCACGACCCCGAGACGCCTGCGGTTATGTGGGACCACGTCTACGAGTGGATACGGGACCGTGGCTACGACCCCGACCGTCTCTTTGACGAGAAGGTCCAGGGTGAGGCCCGCAGGGTCTGCCTGGAGCTCTGGCTCAAGGAGGAGGCGGGGATCGACGCATCAAACCTGGAATACGCCGAGATGCAGCGCGAGGCGCAACGACTGAACCGCGAACGGAATTTGGCGCCGCCCATCCTCGGCAAGATGCTGCTACGCGACGGACGTACCGGCGAGCAGTTCGCACAGCCGGTCACCGTGGGCTACATCTACATGATGAAGCTCATCCACCTTGTGGAAGACAAGATCCACGCGCGCTCGACTGGCCCGTACTCGCTCATCACCCAGCAGCCTCTCGGCGGCAAGGCACAGTTCGGCGGACAGCGATTCGGCGAGATGGAGGTCTGGGCGCTGGAAGCATACAGCTTCGCGTACAACCTTCAGGAGATGCTCACGGTCAAGTCTGACGACGTGGTGGGCCGCCAGAAGACCTACGAAGCCATCGTAAAGGGCGAGGACGTCATCCACCCCGGCATTCCGGAATCGTTCCAGGTGCTCCTGAAGGAAATGCAGGCGCTGGGCCTGTCAATGGAGCTCCTCAGCGACGAGGAAGGCGCGTTCGACCTCGACGAGCCGCTGGCCCACCCGCCACTCGGGGACGTTTTGAGCGACGAGATCGATGACGATGACATTGCGGCGATTGTGGCCGAACTGCAGGCGCCCGCCCTCGAACCGACAGACACGGCGGAGGTGAGCGAGCCGGAGGTCTGGGACGACGGCGAGCAAGAGAACCAGAACCCTTAGCGGAGCGGCTATCCCCTGAAGCGCCCCGCACCTAATTTGGACGTCACAGTGAAGGGAGAGTGAGCGAATGGCACAGAGCGGCGCGGAATTCAACGCCATTCGGATTTCCTTGGCATCCCCGGAACAGATTCGGGCGTGGTCCTACGGTGAGGTGACCAAGCCCGAAACTATCAACTACCGCACGTTGCGCCCTGAACGGGACGGACTCTTCTGCGAGCGCATCTTCGGTCCGACGAAGGACTGGGAATGCGCCTGCGGCAAGTACAAGAAGATCCGCTTCAAGGGCATCAAGTGTGAGCGCTGCGGCGTGGAAGTTACCCGCGCCAAGGTGCGGCGAGAGCGCATGGGCAACATCGAGCTCGCCGCGCCGGTGGCGCACATCTGGTTCTCCAAGGGCATCCCCAGCCGCCTGGGGCTGCTCCTGGACCTGTCCCCCCGAAACCTTGAGCGCGTGCTCTACTTCGCGCAGTACATCATCACCGAAGTCGACACTGCCGGCCGCGATATGGCCATCCAGGAACTCGATGAACAGCTGGAGCAGAACCTGCAGTTGCTGGATGAACGCCACCAGGAAAAGGTGCGCCAAGTTCGCGAGCAGGCCGAAGCCGATCGCTCGGCGGCGCTGGCGCCATTC comes from the Chloroflexota bacterium genome and includes:
- a CDS encoding DNA-directed RNA polymerase subunit beta; this encodes MTLATPSRQITPTASKSFANISRVVDVPNLIQTQIDSFNWFKTEGIAELLKEVSPIDDFTGNRFDLTFLDHSFRDPKYDMKVCREKEITYCAPLYVTAQLTVKETGEIKEQEIFFGDIPIMTPHGTFIINGAERVVVSQLVRSPGAYFTVEVDPSTGRGVCSTKIIPYRGAWLEFETGARDLLSVKVDRKRKANVTTLLRALGYVTDEEMHELFADVDTNPDHPYISATLAKDPIDTDRTEGYREEELKPLWESVRGSDPYDRTGAATIALARLEFYRRLRPGEPANLENANNLLDSLFFNPRRYDLGKVGRYKLNRRLGLPADREQRVLSREDLVAVIKEMVRISNGQGRADDIDHLGSRRVRAVGELIQNQLRVGILRMERVIKERMTIIEPENVTPAALVNIRPVVAAVREFFGGSQLSQFMDQTNPLAELTHKRRLSALGPGGLSRERAGFEVRDVHNSHYGRICPIETPEGPNIGLLGSLATYGHINEFGFIETPYRAVFKQLLSTDPDLIGRTLWEDMKSAEGKNMVKAGKALTKRQWETLQQQPERPVLVRPFVTMRSEDIKLMPADDEEVHVIAQANIPVDNKGQFIPDKVETRTNALPVIQPIEELDLMDVSPMQIVSVSTSLIPFLEHDDANRALMGSNMQRQAVPLLKPEAPLVGTGMERRVALDSGQVVLSETEGVVTGVSGNEVIVRDKDGNDVIYHLVKFLRSNQSTCVNQRPVVTMGQRVRVGDPLADSSSTDQGDLALGHNVLVAFMSWEGYNFEDAIIISESLVQDDKFTSIHIEKYECEARQTKLGDEDITRDIPNVGEEALRDLDEEGVIRVGAEVSPGDILVGKITPKGETELTAEEKLLRAIFGEKARDVKDTSLRVPHGERGKVIDVRVSDRNSREELSPGVNRMVRVWIAQTRKLTVGDKMAGRHGNKGVISRVLPVEDMPYLDNGTPGQIILNPIGVPSRMNLGQVLETHLGWVANFLGFRAVSPVFDGATDTAIEDGLGRVWLIQTSGGVDWHDPETPAVMWDHVYEWIRDRGYDPDRLFDEKVQGEARRVCLELWLKEEAGIDASNLEYAEMQREAQRLNRERNLAPPILGKMLLRDGRTGEQFAQPVTVGYIYMMKLIHLVEDKIHARSTGPYSLITQQPLGGKAQFGGQRFGEMEVWALEAYSFAYNLQEMLTVKSDDVVGRQKTYEAIVKGEDVIHPGIPESFQVLLKEMQALGLSMELLSDEEGAFDLDEPLAHPPLGDVLSDEIDDDDIAAIVAELQAPALEPTDTAEVSEPEVWDDGEQENQNP